The following coding sequences are from one Syntrophomonadaceae bacterium window:
- the ilvB gene encoding biosynthetic-type acetolactate synthase large subunit, with protein MTGADILIKALEMEGVDMVFGYPGGAVLALYDAIFRAEKLKHILTRHEQGAAHAADAYARVTGKPGVVIATSGPGATNLVTGIANAYMDSVPLVAITGQVALDMVGKDSFQEADITGITLPVTKYSYLVKDVKDIAGIVQEAFFLASTGRPGPVIIDLPKDIAAAKAEFFYPQKLDVPGYRIPKNGNYCQIKQAAQMLAEASRPVIVAGGGAVNAGAAPELLDLAEKLGIPVTSTLMAKGVFPENHLLSLGMPGMHGTAYANYAISACDLLISLGMRFDDRVTGRVDTFAPKAKIIHVDIDAAEIGKNVRVDVPIVGDVKFVLQQLIQLVEARDYSKWRDQVYRWRREFPLKYTQDGASLKPQYVIEQINHLTRGEAIITTDVGQHQMWAAQYCCCHYPRRFISSGGLGTMGFGLPAAVGAQVAKPDALVIDIAGDGSIQMMSQELATIRQYGLPVKIALINNQYLGMVRQWQELFFGRRYSHTDIADGGPDFIKLADAYGIKGIRVEKPEEVRPALELAFNTPEAFLIEFVVEREENVFPMVPAGGSLNKMLGR; from the coding sequence ATGACCGGAGCGGATATCCTGATCAAGGCCCTGGAGATGGAAGGGGTTGACATGGTTTTCGGTTACCCGGGAGGAGCAGTATTGGCCTTATATGACGCCATTTTCCGGGCGGAGAAATTAAAACATATTTTAACGAGGCATGAACAGGGAGCTGCCCATGCGGCAGATGCCTATGCCAGGGTTACAGGCAAGCCGGGAGTAGTGATTGCCACCTCTGGGCCGGGAGCTACCAATCTGGTAACTGGTATTGCCAATGCTTATATGGACTCTGTTCCTCTGGTAGCCATTACCGGCCAGGTGGCCCTGGACATGGTAGGGAAAGATTCCTTCCAGGAGGCGGATATCACCGGGATCACTCTGCCGGTGACCAAATACAGCTACTTGGTGAAGGATGTAAAAGATATTGCCGGAATCGTGCAGGAGGCCTTTTTCCTGGCTTCCACCGGCCGGCCGGGGCCGGTAATTATAGATTTGCCAAAGGACATTGCGGCGGCTAAAGCGGAATTTTTTTACCCCCAAAAGCTTGATGTGCCAGGCTATCGAATACCAAAAAACGGCAATTATTGCCAGATTAAACAGGCAGCCCAAATGCTGGCGGAGGCCAGCCGGCCGGTGATTGTGGCCGGCGGAGGCGCTGTCAATGCCGGAGCAGCCCCGGAACTGCTGGATCTGGCTGAAAAGCTTGGTATACCTGTTACTTCCACCTTAATGGCCAAAGGTGTATTCCCGGAAAATCATCTTCTAAGTCTGGGAATGCCGGGGATGCATGGCACCGCCTATGCCAACTACGCTATTTCCGCCTGTGATTTGCTTATTTCTTTAGGCATGCGTTTTGACGATCGGGTGACGGGTAGAGTTGACACTTTTGCCCCAAAAGCAAAAATAATTCACGTCGATATAGATGCCGCCGAGATTGGTAAGAATGTACGGGTAGATGTTCCCATTGTGGGCGATGTGAAGTTTGTGCTGCAGCAGCTTATCCAACTGGTAGAAGCGAGGGATTATTCAAAGTGGCGGGATCAGGTTTACCGCTGGCGGCGGGAGTTCCCCTTAAAATACACACAGGACGGCGCCTCTTTGAAACCCCAGTATGTAATTGAGCAGATTAACCACCTTACCAGAGGCGAGGCGATTATTACCACCGACGTAGGCCAGCACCAGATGTGGGCAGCTCAGTATTGCTGCTGTCACTATCCCCGCAGGTTCATCTCTTCCGGCGGCCTGGGGACCATGGGATTTGGACTTCCGGCAGCTGTAGGAGCTCAGGTGGCAAAACCCGATGCCCTGGTGATCGACATTGCCGGAGACGGCAGTATTCAGATGATGTCCCAGGAGTTAGCTACCATCCGGCAGTACGGATTGCCGGTAAAAATCGCCCTTATCAACAACCAGTACCTGGGAATGGTCCGCCAGTGGCAGGAGCTGTTTTTTGGCCGCCGCTATTCACACACGGATATAGCCGATGGAGGGCCCGATTTTATTAAGCTGGCGGATGCCTACGGCATCAAGGGAATCCGCGTGGAAAAACCGGAGGAAGTCCGCCCGGCGCTGGAACTGGCATTTAATACCCCGGAGGCTTTTCTGATTGAATTTGTAGTTGAACGGGAAGAAAACGTGTTTCCCATGGTTCCCGCTGGAGGTTCCCTGAACAAAATGTTGGGGAGGTAG
- the ilvE gene encoding branched-chain-amino-acid transaminase: MGLIIYFDGKFVPEEEARVSVFDHGLLYGDGVFEGIRAYHGRVFKLKEHIDRLYESAQSIDLKIDLAKEEMEKVVLDSLRANSLTEGYIRLVVTRGKGDLGLDPRKCPRSMVFCIAASIRLYPEELYSKGMEVITVATRRNIPEALNPRIKSLNYLNNIMARIEANLAGVPEAIMLNNEGYVAEATGDNIFIVKNGVLITPPAFVGILEGITRNTVMNLALDQNITVREQVFTRHDLYIADECFLTGTAAEVIPVVKIDGRQIGDGKPGPVTADLIHSFRELTKIDGPFINGSQ; encoded by the coding sequence ATGGGGCTTATAATTTATTTTGACGGAAAGTTTGTACCGGAAGAAGAAGCAAGAGTATCAGTTTTTGATCACGGCCTTTTATACGGGGATGGCGTGTTCGAGGGCATCCGCGCTTACCATGGCCGCGTATTCAAGTTAAAGGAACATATTGACCGCTTATACGAGTCAGCTCAATCCATTGATCTGAAGATAGATCTGGCTAAGGAAGAAATGGAAAAGGTGGTTTTAGACAGCTTACGGGCTAACAGTTTAACGGAAGGGTATATTCGTCTGGTGGTAACCAGGGGCAAGGGCGACCTGGGCCTTGACCCGCGAAAATGTCCCCGGTCGATGGTTTTTTGCATAGCGGCCAGCATCCGGCTTTATCCCGAGGAGCTTTACAGCAAAGGGATGGAAGTAATTACAGTGGCCACCCGTCGGAATATCCCTGAGGCCTTAAACCCACGGATTAAGTCTTTAAACTACCTCAATAATATTATGGCCAGGATTGAGGCTAATCTGGCCGGCGTTCCCGAGGCCATCATGCTGAATAATGAAGGCTATGTGGCGGAAGCCACCGGCGACAATATCTTTATTGTGAAAAACGGTGTGTTAATCACGCCGCCGGCCTTTGTGGGAATTTTGGAAGGTATCACCCGGAATACGGTGATGAATTTGGCCTTAGATCAGAACATCACTGTGCGGGAACAAGTTTTTACCAGGCATGACCTTTACATTGCTGATGAGTGTTTCCTGACCGGGACAGCGGCAGAAGTTATTCCGGTAGTGAAAATCGACGGCCGCCAGATTGGCGATGGCAAGCCCGGACCAGTCACAGCAGACCTGATCCACAGTTTCCGGGAATTGACCAAAATCGATGGCCCTTTTATAAACGGCAGCCAGTAG
- a CDS encoding zinc ribbon domain-containing protein → MPTYDFLCTKCGQKFSQFLAIKDREMAACPGCGAKEARQLFTGFLYNKGGKSSASPGSGSPGGGCSASSCSGCSGC, encoded by the coding sequence ATGCCCACCTATGACTTTTTGTGCACCAAGTGCGGCCAAAAATTTTCCCAGTTCCTGGCGATTAAAGACAGGGAGATGGCCGCCTGCCCTGGTTGCGGGGCAAAGGAAGCGCGACAGCTCTTTACCGGTTTTTTATATAATAAAGGCGGGAAAAGCAGTGCCTCTCCGGGCAGCGGGTCTCCCGGGGGAGGATGCAGTGCCTCAAGCTGCAGTGGCTGTTCCGGGTGTTAG
- a CDS encoding HD-GYP domain-containing protein gives MRRLPLELLQPGMIVARSVYSADGMLLINSGKELKPVYITHLKNLGVSSVYVDDPLMPEAEVDDVIPEQVRVSAVKVVKQQLSLLSRPGGEVNPAIDQEKIKKTVTDIVNNLLVSKDVVVNLTDIRTVDDYTFSHSVNVCVLCLLTAISLNYPKKDLELLGVGALLHDIGKVRVSNAILNKPAALTSKEFAEIKQHSLYGYEILKVQRDISHLSALVAYQHHEKYNGSGYPNGLTAEGIHEFSRIVGMIDVYDALTADRVYRKAYQPYEAFEMLAGSGNYLFDYGLIQAFLSNVALYPVGTLLMLSSGHAGVVINTPKGMTHRPTVRIMFGPQMQPLTQAYEVALAEEPRILIEKVFSLEETLALIQQTKYSQHNAI, from the coding sequence TTGCGCAGGCTGCCACTGGAGCTTCTGCAGCCGGGTATGATTGTCGCCCGTTCAGTCTATTCGGCAGATGGCATGCTTTTGATCAATAGCGGCAAGGAGCTTAAACCTGTTTATATAACCCACCTTAAAAATTTAGGGGTCTCTTCTGTTTATGTGGATGACCCGCTCATGCCAGAGGCGGAAGTAGATGATGTAATTCCGGAACAGGTTAGGGTATCTGCCGTTAAAGTAGTAAAGCAGCAGCTGTCCTTATTGTCCCGGCCGGGTGGTGAAGTTAATCCGGCGATAGATCAGGAAAAAATAAAAAAGACGGTTACCGATATAGTTAACAACCTGCTCGTAAGCAAAGATGTAGTAGTAAACCTGACCGATATCCGCACCGTGGATGACTATACCTTCTCCCATTCGGTGAATGTCTGCGTTCTATGCCTGCTGACTGCCATCTCCTTAAACTATCCAAAAAAAGACTTGGAACTCTTGGGGGTTGGCGCCCTGTTGCATGATATTGGCAAGGTCCGGGTGTCCAATGCTATTTTGAACAAGCCCGCTGCCCTGACTTCAAAAGAGTTTGCGGAAATAAAGCAGCATTCTTTGTATGGTTATGAGATCCTGAAAGTCCAACGGGATATTAGCCATCTTTCAGCCCTGGTGGCCTACCAGCATCATGAGAAGTATAACGGCAGCGGTTATCCCAATGGATTGACCGCCGAGGGCATCCACGAGTTTTCCAGGATTGTTGGAATGATAGATGTTTATGATGCCTTGACTGCGGACAGAGTATATAGAAAGGCCTACCAGCCTTATGAGGCTTTTGAGATGCTTGCCGGCTCAGGCAACTATCTGTTTGACTACGGGTTAATTCAGGCATTTCTCTCCAATGTGGCCTTGTATCCGGTGGGAACTCTGCTAATGTTGAGCAGTGGCCATGCCGGAGTTGTGATCAACACTCCCAAGGGAATGACCCATCGTCCGACAGTGCGAATAATGTTTGGCCCCCAGATGCAGCCTCTGACCCAGGCTTATGAGGTAGCGCTTGCTGAGGAACCGCGTATTCTAATAGAAAAAGTGTTTAGCTTGGAAGAGACCCTAGCCTTGATCCAACAAACAAAATACAGCCAGCACAATGCTATTTAG
- a CDS encoding ferredoxin oxidoreductase, which translates to MSTKIITPVEEFADLLPKEYQDLVAQGPFFEKKRVEDLGTFKEIIEEHPHCAGCGVSLGIRLAVAALPAPEDTIIIGTPGCSFFGLVQTAVNYSNTAFGNQNAVASGLKRMLQIRFPHQHKDVVVLVGDGGIADIGLDLTLHSWFRREKITTIMVDNEVYGNTGGQESGMTVQGQILNMAPTGKKFPKVPVFEMAKVSGCVYGARVTVASPRKLGRVVSNAILIARELGPTYVQIYAPCPTNLKFPPNQTIKVAKEAEKDYYAFEEFMTDEVAGYLKRQEEKKED; encoded by the coding sequence ATGTCGACCAAGATCATTACTCCGGTTGAGGAGTTTGCGGATTTATTGCCAAAAGAATACCAGGACCTGGTGGCCCAGGGGCCCTTTTTTGAGAAAAAGAGGGTGGAGGATTTGGGCACCTTTAAAGAAATAATCGAGGAACATCCTCACTGTGCAGGGTGCGGGGTATCCCTGGGGATCAGGTTGGCGGTCGCCGCTTTGCCGGCACCCGAGGATACTATAATTATCGGCACCCCTGGATGTTCCTTTTTCGGGCTGGTCCAGACTGCGGTAAATTACTCGAATACTGCTTTTGGCAATCAAAATGCGGTGGCCTCCGGACTGAAAAGAATGCTGCAAATCCGTTTTCCCCATCAACACAAAGATGTGGTGGTGCTGGTGGGTGATGGCGGGATAGCAGATATCGGTCTGGACTTAACCCTGCATTCCTGGTTCAGGCGGGAAAAAATCACCACAATTATGGTGGATAATGAAGTATATGGTAATACCGGCGGCCAGGAAAGTGGTATGACTGTGCAGGGACAGATCCTGAACATGGCGCCTACAGGCAAGAAATTTCCTAAAGTGCCGGTTTTTGAAATGGCCAAGGTGTCTGGTTGTGTTTACGGTGCGCGGGTAACGGTGGCAAGCCCCCGCAAGTTAGGGAGGGTGGTTAGCAACGCAATTCTGATCGCACGTGAGCTTGGCCCAACCTATGTCCAAATTTATGCCCCGTGCCCTACCAACCTGAAGTTTCCCCCCAATCAAACCATCAAGGTGGCAAAGGAAGCGGAAAAAGACTACTATGCTTTTGAAGAGTTCATGACCGATGAAGTGGCAGGATACTTAAAGAGGCAGGAAGAAAAAAAAGAGGATTAA
- a CDS encoding ferredoxin oxidoreductase, which yields MIREQRVVDPEHLLFESPREQVFITGSEAVAEAIKRANVDMAIAYPITPQSESMHLVGDLFANGYLKDYYRAENEFAVMAAIHGAALGGGRVFTATSGPGTLRAMEMFPVWAGSRQPIVCAFMCRGVALPPSIQPENIEMAMLLDTGMMMFHAENAQDFFDMILKAYVITENTDVHLPVGVFADGFFVTHTRDRVMLPPEDIKLPAYDSGRAPVPAFDMETPPIRIVRDPLLNKSNFISFAANASWHQEILAAAERAKKYIHRYLGGLLETENPGAKILLAASGTAVSQCREALKVLQAQGIDAGLIKIKSIRPFPANEIVAATAQADLIVVPEFNAGGWLAREIKAALNNNERVVGGPRVFGGMTMPTELIVNEVQNALSTRPALNRKQ from the coding sequence ATGATCAGGGAACAGCGAGTGGTTGATCCGGAGCACTTGTTATTTGAAAGCCCAAGGGAGCAGGTATTTATCACCGGCAGTGAGGCAGTTGCGGAGGCAATAAAAAGGGCAAATGTGGATATGGCTATTGCGTATCCGATCACCCCGCAAAGTGAAAGCATGCACCTGGTAGGCGATTTATTTGCCAATGGTTATTTGAAAGACTACTACCGGGCGGAAAACGAATTCGCTGTCATGGCTGCAATTCATGGAGCTGCATTGGGAGGCGGGCGGGTATTCACCGCCACCAGCGGCCCAGGGACTTTGCGGGCGATGGAAATGTTTCCGGTGTGGGCCGGCTCCCGCCAGCCTATTGTTTGTGCCTTTATGTGCCGGGGCGTTGCCCTGCCGCCTTCGATCCAGCCGGAAAACATTGAAATGGCAATGCTTTTGGATACAGGGATGATGATGTTTCATGCCGAGAATGCCCAGGATTTTTTTGACATGATTCTGAAGGCCTATGTCATTACAGAAAACACTGATGTGCATCTGCCGGTGGGCGTCTTTGCCGATGGTTTTTTTGTGACCCATACCAGGGATCGGGTGATGCTTCCGCCGGAAGATATTAAATTACCAGCTTACGACTCAGGGCGGGCACCGGTCCCTGCTTTTGACATGGAAACCCCACCAATAAGGATTGTCCGGGATCCCTTGCTGAATAAAAGTAATTTTATCAGTTTTGCTGCCAATGCCAGTTGGCATCAAGAGATACTGGCGGCAGCCGAACGGGCCAAGAAATACATTCACCGCTATTTGGGCGGCCTTTTAGAAACAGAAAACCCTGGTGCGAAAATCTTGCTGGCCGCTTCCGGCACTGCTGTTTCCCAATGCAGGGAGGCCCTGAAGGTTTTACAGGCTCAAGGCATCGACGCGGGCCTGATTAAAATTAAATCAATTCGCCCTTTCCCTGCCAACGAAATTGTCGCTGCCACGGCTCAGGCGGATTTGATTGTGGTGCCGGAATTCAATGCCGGGGGCTGGCTGGCCAGAGAGATCAAGGCTGCCCTTAATAACAATGAAAGGGTAGTAGGCGGACCCAGAGTATTCGGCGGCATGACGATGCCCACAGAACTGATCGTCAATGAAGTGCAAAATGCTCTGAGCACCCGTCCAGCACTCAATCGCAAACAATAA
- a CDS encoding 4Fe-4S binding protein has protein sequence MYAVAKVDVEKCTGCKLCIYSCPDPNVLILIKTDKKVTVNENRCKGCGLCVSTCPKEALTVGGV, from the coding sequence ATGTATGCTGTGGCTAAGGTTGATGTGGAAAAATGCACCGGGTGCAAACTATGTATTTATAGTTGTCCCGATCCCAATGTTCTGATCTTAATCAAGACAGACAAAAAAGTGACAGTAAATGAAAACCGCTGCAAAGGCTGCGGGCTATGTGTTTCAACTTGTCCCAAGGAAGCTTTGACTGTTGGCGGTGTTTAG
- a CDS encoding 2-oxoacid:acceptor oxidoreductase family protein, with translation MREKMWIRMSGLGGQGVVTAAHILGAAATREGLVSTVNPFFGAEKRLAPAESYVRIDTSEIYERGEILFPNIIMIFHPDVITMGKCYTMPFFEGLQPEGILIINSNEFLNLDKEDLAKLAAIKAKVYYVPATQIAQEVGGTELSTNIAMLGAWLGVTGLISQEAIKQSLAERFGGGKFIASGTTAALDDTMKSKFAKTSQLIEKNMEVFEKASKSLKEFPLQA, from the coding sequence ATGAGGGAAAAAATGTGGATCCGCATGTCCGGTTTAGGCGGACAGGGTGTGGTTACCGCTGCCCATATTTTGGGTGCAGCCGCTACCCGGGAGGGCTTGGTGAGTACCGTAAACCCATTTTTTGGTGCAGAAAAGCGGTTAGCTCCCGCTGAAAGCTATGTCCGGATTGATACAAGTGAGATTTATGAGCGGGGAGAAATCCTTTTTCCTAATATAATCATGATTTTCCATCCCGATGTAATAACTATGGGAAAATGTTACACCATGCCTTTTTTCGAGGGTTTACAGCCCGAAGGTATCCTGATTATCAACTCCAATGAGTTTCTGAATTTAGATAAAGAAGACCTGGCGAAGCTAGCCGCTATTAAAGCTAAAGTATACTATGTGCCTGCCACCCAGATCGCTCAGGAGGTAGGGGGTACTGAACTGTCTACCAATATCGCGATGCTGGGCGCATGGCTGGGAGTAACTGGTCTCATATCGCAAGAGGCGATCAAGCAGTCTTTGGCGGAGAGGTTCGGCGGCGGCAAATTTATTGCTTCCGGCACCACTGCGGCCCTGGACGATACCATGAAAAGCAAATTCGCCAAGACATCCCAACTGATCGAAAAGAATATGGAAGTTTTTGAAAAAGCCAGTAAATCACTTAAAGAGTTTCCTCTGCAAGCATAA
- a CDS encoding ferredoxin oxidoreductase, with protein MNKGLITIAPGFEDIMPAEYRELVEHGPYEKGYGISDLGTFKELLEEHPLCAGCGLALSLRLILASLPNPEDTVIVGSTGCSSLAFPQVAVHNIHSLFGNQNAVASGLKRALKLRYPGRVKDVVVIAGDGATADIGLDMVMHSWFRRENITTIMLDNEAYANTGGQESGMSTLGTVLNMAPTGKKFPKLSLPEIAREAGCAYVAAVAPAQPKRLERAVKRAILVARETGPTYLQVFSPCPTNYKFPPKETVARIKQREKEGTFQYKEYIAPAAQELLALIEEGKKE; from the coding sequence GTGAATAAAGGCCTGATCACGATTGCTCCAGGCTTTGAGGACATTATGCCGGCCGAGTACCGGGAATTGGTAGAGCATGGACCCTATGAAAAAGGTTATGGCATATCTGACCTGGGGACCTTTAAGGAACTCCTGGAAGAACACCCCCTTTGTGCCGGCTGTGGATTGGCCCTTTCTTTGCGCCTCATCCTGGCGTCTTTGCCCAATCCTGAGGATACCGTGATCGTAGGTTCCACCGGCTGCAGCTCCCTGGCTTTTCCGCAGGTTGCCGTGCATAATATCCATTCTCTTTTCGGCAACCAGAACGCAGTTGCATCTGGCCTGAAACGGGCTTTGAAACTTCGTTATCCCGGCAGAGTTAAGGATGTGGTAGTAATTGCCGGAGACGGAGCCACCGCCGATATCGGCTTGGATATGGTGATGCATTCCTGGTTTAGAAGAGAAAACATCACCACCATCATGCTGGATAATGAGGCCTATGCCAACACCGGCGGCCAGGAAAGCGGCATGTCAACTTTAGGTACGGTGCTGAACATGGCTCCCACCGGGAAGAAATTTCCCAAGCTCTCCTTGCCGGAAATCGCCCGCGAAGCCGGCTGCGCCTATGTAGCGGCTGTTGCCCCAGCCCAGCCCAAGCGCTTGGAGAGGGCGGTCAAGCGAGCCATTCTGGTTGCCAGGGAGACAGGACCTACCTATCTGCAGGTGTTCTCCCCCTGTCCCACCAACTATAAATTCCCGCCCAAGGAGACTGTGGCCAGAATCAAGCAGAGGGAAAAGGAAGGCACCTTCCAATACAAGGAATATATTGCGCCGGCAGCCCAGGAATTATTGGCTCTGATTGAGGAGGGAAAGAAAGAATGA
- a CDS encoding ferredoxin oxidoreductase, whose protein sequence is MIEQKVVTPDHLLFQAGREEHFITGSEAVKEAIKRANVDMAISYPITPQSESMHLVGDIYAEGYLKEYYRGENEFAVMSAVAGASMGGVRIFTATGGPGTYRAFEMFPTWAGARLPIVCAFMTRGVNSPLSIQPDTIEMAALLDTGIMMFHAENGQDLYDMILKAFVIAEKTDVHIPAGVFADGFFVTHTRDKVAMPQANIKLPPYDPHSAPVPTMDMETVPLRQMRDPFVMKSNFISYAAHASWQQEIMAAAERARKHVDKYLGGLVEAENEEAEILIVASGTAVSQSRDAIKIARQEGIDVGLIKIKSIRPFPVKEIRSLTQKAKALIVPEFNRVGWLSREIKSSLDDTTKVVGGPRVFGGMTMPPEMILAEIRRCSA, encoded by the coding sequence ATGATTGAACAGAAAGTAGTAACGCCAGATCACCTGCTCTTTCAGGCTGGGCGGGAAGAGCACTTTATCACCGGAAGTGAAGCGGTTAAGGAAGCGATCAAGAGAGCCAATGTGGACATGGCCATCTCTTATCCCATCACTCCCCAGTCGGAAAGCATGCACCTGGTGGGGGACATCTATGCCGAGGGTTACCTGAAGGAATATTATCGCGGAGAGAACGAATTTGCGGTAATGTCTGCGGTGGCAGGCGCTTCCATGGGGGGAGTGCGGATCTTTACCGCAACCGGAGGGCCGGGAACATACCGGGCCTTTGAGATGTTTCCCACCTGGGCCGGTGCCAGGCTTCCTATTGTTTGCGCCTTTATGACCAGGGGGGTTAATTCTCCGCTCTCCATCCAGCCCGATACCATTGAAATGGCAGCATTGCTGGACACCGGGATCATGATGTTCCACGCTGAAAATGGTCAGGATTTATATGATATGATATTAAAGGCCTTTGTCATTGCAGAGAAAACCGATGTGCATATTCCGGCCGGTGTCTTTGCCGATGGGTTTTTTGTCACCCATACCAGGGATAAGGTGGCGATGCCCCAGGCGAATATTAAACTGCCTCCCTACGATCCCCACAGCGCACCGGTGCCAACGATGGACATGGAGACTGTTCCGCTCAGGCAGATGCGGGACCCCTTCGTGATGAAAAGCAACTTTATCAGCTATGCCGCGCATGCTTCCTGGCAGCAAGAAATCATGGCCGCCGCAGAGCGGGCGCGAAAACATGTGGATAAGTACCTGGGGGGACTGGTAGAGGCGGAAAACGAAGAGGCTGAAATTCTCATCGTTGCCTCTGGCACAGCGGTATCTCAAAGCAGGGACGCGATCAAGATAGCCCGCCAGGAAGGCATCGATGTCGGCCTGATCAAGATCAAGAGCATCCGGCCTTTCCCTGTCAAAGAGATCAGAAGCCTCACCCAAAAGGCCAAGGCTTTGATCGTGCCGGAGTTCAACCGGGTAGGCTGGTTAAGCAGGGAGATTAAATCTTCGTTGGATGATACTACCAAAGTAGTAGGCGGGCCCAGGGTATTTGGCGGGATGACCATGCCACCCGAAATGATTTTGGCAGAAATTAGGAGGTGTTCCGCGTGA
- a CDS encoding carbon monoxide dehydrogenase translates to MLTTEYRVLAGPEGYLPPAAASMGVVLPEKGEALVEGEIVPEEVAMQKIIEKALAAKNPVFFPGPKILWAWKEGVAERAKAVKELAEALGAKIIPMPDYRPKYPMIDPNVEINPNHPNLTIWHNKIDVCFFVGVHCHYANMALKIIRGGTSCYTIALCGEEGHEDAMISLRDAGLKEIQKLTEIAKEKRALHD, encoded by the coding sequence ATGTTAACAACTGAGTACAGGGTTCTGGCCGGACCCGAAGGCTACCTGCCGCCGGCAGCCGCTTCCATGGGAGTGGTCCTGCCAGAAAAAGGCGAGGCCTTGGTAGAAGGAGAGATAGTTCCGGAAGAAGTGGCGATGCAAAAGATTATTGAGAAAGCCTTAGCGGCCAAAAATCCGGTTTTTTTCCCGGGTCCCAAGATCCTCTGGGCATGGAAAGAGGGAGTAGCTGAAAGAGCAAAAGCAGTAAAAGAATTGGCTGAAGCATTGGGCGCTAAAATTATTCCCATGCCGGATTACCGGCCCAAATACCCGATGATTGATCCTAATGTCGAGATCAATCCTAATCACCCCAACTTAACTATATGGCACAACAAAATAGATGTTTGCTTTTTTGTGGGAGTTCACTGCCACTATGCGAACATGGCCTTGAAGATCATCCGTGGCGGCACCTCTTGTTACACTATTGCCCTCTGTGGCGAAGAAGGACATGAAGATGCCATGATCAGCCTGCGGGATGCCGGTTTGAAGGAAATTCAAAAACTTACCGAAATTGCAAAGGAAAAGAGGGCTTTGCATGATTGA
- a CDS encoding MoaD/ThiS family protein codes for MPVVQVQLFADLQKYSPVPGKSTFSYTGEEGVTIAQLLAQLNIPVVQEILVVVNGAAASADRVLLDGDRLAIFRPLDGG; via the coding sequence ATGCCAGTTGTGCAAGTACAGCTTTTTGCTGACCTGCAAAAGTATTCGCCGGTTCCTGGCAAGTCAACCTTCTCTTATACTGGGGAAGAGGGTGTTACAATAGCCCAGTTGCTGGCCCAGTTGAACATCCCAGTTGTGCAGGAAATATTGGTTGTAGTTAACGGGGCTGCTGCCTCAGCCGACAGGGTGCTGCTTGACGGGGACCGGTTGGCGATTTTCCGGCCGTTAGACGGAGGTTGA
- a CDS encoding 3-oxoacyl-ACP reductase FabG, producing MKLREKVAVITGGGKGIGKAVALLFAKEGAQVVVADLDFGLAQQTVAEIARDGGNHLAVKVDVASSLEVAEMAARVKEAYGRIDILVNCAGICEIVPFIELSEAAWDRMMDINLKGTFLCSQAAMKMMMEAKSGCIVSIASLAGKVGGIAAGAHYAASKAGVICLTMSMARLGAPYGIRVNAVAPGPIATDMTAVWPEATQAAMTKSIPLGRMGEAEEVAEAILFLCSPAAAFITGETMNINGGILMD from the coding sequence ATGAAGCTGAGAGAAAAGGTAGCGGTTATAACCGGCGGAGGCAAGGGCATCGGCAAGGCTGTAGCCCTGTTGTTTGCCAAAGAAGGCGCCCAGGTGGTTGTAGCAGACCTGGATTTTGGTTTAGCCCAACAGACCGTTGCGGAAATCGCCCGGGATGGGGGCAATCACTTAGCCGTAAAAGTGGATGTGGCCAGTTCGCTTGAGGTGGCGGAAATGGCTGCCCGGGTAAAAGAGGCTTATGGCAGGATAGATATATTGGTCAACTGTGCCGGGATCTGTGAAATTGTTCCCTTTATTGAATTATCGGAAGCGGCATGGGACCGGATGATGGATATAAACTTGAAGGGGACTTTCCTTTGTTCCCAAGCCGCCATGAAAATGATGATGGAAGCTAAATCAGGCTGTATTGTAAGCATTGCTTCTCTGGCCGGAAAAGTAGGAGGTATAGCGGCGGGGGCCCATTATGCGGCCTCCAAGGCAGGAGTCATCTGCCTTACCATGTCCATGGCCAGATTAGGGGCTCCGTATGGCATCCGGGTAAATGCGGTGGCTCCGGGCCCGATTGCTACTGATATGACTGCTGTCTGGCCGGAAGCGACTCAGGCCGCGATGACTAAATCCATTCCTCTGGGCCGGATGGGCGAAGCAGAGGAAGTGGCGGAGGCTATCCTTTTCCTCTGTTCCCCCGCAGCCGCTTTTATCACCGGTGAGACCATGAATATCAATGGCGGTATCTTAATGGATTAA